In Actinomycetota bacterium, the DNA window GTTCCTGCAGGTCTTCAGCAGCTCCAGATCAGCCGTTCCCTCCTGGGCGGAGGCCGGAACAGCCGGAAGAAACGTCGAGCCTGCCAGGAGCAGCGCGGTGGTCAGGACGCATCTGGCGCGTAGAAGCAGGGTGGGGCGTGACCGTGTCATGGAGGCAATCTCCTCGTTGGATGGCTGACGACAATTACGGCAGTCATCATGCCGCAACGGGTACGACCGACGCCCGTCACCTGGCGCGGGTAACCTTTCGGCGGGCAACGGCGCTCCGCGGTTCGCGGGCGTCGTTTTTTCTTGGAGGAACCGCCATGCGCCAGCACCCGGCCGCCGAGCGCGATGCCTGCGGGATCGGCTTCGTTGCCGACGCGCGGGGACGTCCGAGCCGTCAGATCGTGGAGGCGGCTGTCCAAGCCCTGTGCCGCGTCGTGCACCGCGGTGCGGTGGCGTCCGACGAGCTGACAGGTGACGGGTCCGGGATCCTGGCCCCCATCCCCCGACGGATTTTCGGGGAGGCCGGCGTCGCGATGGTCTTCTCCGACGGCACCCACGAGGCGCGCGGGATGGTCGAGTCGGCCGCCCGCGAAGAGGGACTCGTGCCGGTGGACTGGCGCGAGGTGCCGGTGGACCCCGCGGCCCTGGGCAAGATCGCGCGGGAGTCGATGCCCGTCGTCCAGCAGCTCCTGTTCGAGATCCCCGACGGCGACGCCGAGGAGGCCGAGCGACGGTGCTATCGAGCCCGGCGGCGAGCGGAGCTCGCCGCCGGGGATACGCGGGTGAGGCTGTACGTGCCGTCATGGTCCACGCGGACCGTCACCTACAAGGCGTTGTCCGCGGCGACCCAGCTGGCCAACTTCTACTCCGACCTCGCCGACGACCGCTTTGAGTCGGCTTTCGCCATCTTCCACCAGCGCTATTCGACCAACACGCGCCCCACCTGGGAGCGCGCGCAGCCGTTCCGGATGCTGTGCCACAACGGCGAGGTCAACACCATCGCCGGCAACGTCAACTGGATGCGCGCCCGGGAGGGCCGGCTGGGAGGCGCTCTGGGGGTCCAGGGTCAGGTGGTCAGCGCGTCCGGCTCCGACTCGTCCATCCTGGACGAGGTCGTCGAGCTGCTGGTGCGCGGCGGACGCGATGTCCGGCACTCGCTTTCGATGCTGGTGCCTGCGCACTGGGACGGCCGCAGCGACCTCGACGAGGAGGTCCGCGGGTTCTTCCGCTACCACTCGTGCCTCGTCGAGCCTTGGGACGGGCCGGCCGGGATCGTGTTCACCGACGGCGTCCGAGTGGGCGCCTGCCTGGACCGAAACGGGCTCCGGCCCCTGCGTACGCAGGTCTGCCAGGACGGGCTGGTGGTCGTGTCCAGCGAGGTGGGCACGGTGGACGTAGACGGCCGCGGGCCCGTCACGAGAGGGCGGCTGGAGGCCGGCGCCATGCTGTGCGTCGACCCGGGCCTTCCGCACCCGGTCCAGCAGAATTCAGAGGTCAAGCGTTCCCTCGCCACGATCCGTCCATTCGGGCAGTGGGCTCGGCGGCTGACCGCCTGCTCCCCCGGCTCCCCCGCCGCAGCGGTACCGGACGACCTGACCGCCCAGCAGGTGGCCTTCGGGTTCACACGCGAGGAGCTCGCGGTGATCGTGGAGCCGATGGCGAAAGCGGGCAAGGAGCCGGTGTCGTCCATGGGCGACGACACCCAGGAGCCGTTCCTTTCGCCGTGCGGACGTCCGGTCTTTGCGTTTCTGAAACAGCGATTCGCGCAGGTGACCAACCCCCCGATCGACCACCTTCGGGAGCGGCTGGTGATGTCGCTGCGCACGCTGGCAGGCCCGCGGGCGCCGCTTCTGGAGGACGGTCCGCAGGCCTGCGACCTCCTGGAGTTCGGGTCCTTTTTCGTGTTCCCGGAGGCGGTCGACGACCTGTTCGCCGATGCGCCGTGGCCTGTGGCTCTGCTTGACTCCACCTACGAGCCGTCGAGCGGGTCTCTCGGGGAAGCAGTCACAAGACTGTCCGGAGAGGCGGTCGAGTCCGTCCGGGCGGGAGCGGGGATCGTCGTGGTGTCGGACCGGGCGTGCGGCCCGGCTCGCGCTCCGATCCCGTCGGTCCTGGCGGCGGGGGCCGTCCATCACGCGCTGATGCGCGAGGGACTGCGGACGTGCGCCTCGGTCGTCGTGGACTCGGGGGAGCCCCGCGAGACGCACCACTTCGCGTGCCTGCTCGGGTACGGCGCCGACCTCGTCTGTCCCCG includes these proteins:
- a CDS encoding glutamate synthase central domain-containing protein; translated protein: MRQHPAAERDACGIGFVADARGRPSRQIVEAAVQALCRVVHRGAVASDELTGDGSGILAPIPRRIFGEAGVAMVFSDGTHEARGMVESAAREEGLVPVDWREVPVDPAALGKIARESMPVVQQLLFEIPDGDAEEAERRCYRARRRAELAAGDTRVRLYVPSWSTRTVTYKALSAATQLANFYSDLADDRFESAFAIFHQRYSTNTRPTWERAQPFRMLCHNGEVNTIAGNVNWMRAREGRLGGALGVQGQVVSASGSDSSILDEVVELLVRGGRDVRHSLSMLVPAHWDGRSDLDEEVRGFFRYHSCLVEPWDGPAGIVFTDGVRVGACLDRNGLRPLRTQVCQDGLVVVSSEVGTVDVDGRGPVTRGRLEAGAMLCVDPGLPHPVQQNSEVKRSLATIRPFGQWARRLTACSPGSPAAAVPDDLTAQQVAFGFTREELAVIVEPMAKAGKEPVSSMGDDTQEPFLSPCGRPVFAFLKQRFAQVTNPPIDHLRERLVMSLRTLAGPRAPLLEDGPQACDLLEFGSFFVFPEAVDDLFADAPWPVALLDSTYEPSSGSLGEAVTRLSGEAVESVRAGAGIVVVSDRACGPARAPIPSVLAAGAVHHALMREGLRTCASVVVDSGEPRETHHFACLLGYGADLVCPRLALATIADRAAGGMIEGMAAAEALTSYRTAAEDGVLKIMSKMGISTLDSYRGAQLFEAVGLGPDVIHSCLTGTPSLMSGLSLAQIHDDVAARHAAAYGSPKPALSRPGFVKHRPNGEYHHNNPGVVETLHDLVGAGSTKR